A single genomic interval of Microbacterium sp. zg-Y1090 harbors:
- a CDS encoding ABC transporter substrate-binding protein, producing the protein MTQQIREATRRPVRRGALYAGVVIAASALVLSGCDAGGGGGSGDSEGDFDFTGKDVGAMSDYGVGDTFSATEPVEFGLFYRDHPNYPLKEDWLILQELEEKQSVTFDMVSAPLSEWDQRKSLVIGAGDAPEIISVTYPGQEVAFVSGGAILPASDFVQYMPHYMDKVEKWDLEPDLDQMRQEDGKYYVFPGFREEPRAEYSFAVRSDVWEELGLSLEPATFDELRDQLRTVKEAYPDVYPMTDRWSANGPLEATLSFVSPNFGTSAGWGFGEGLTWNGDEFVYTGASDEYRDLIEFYASLVEEGLLDPEAVTQDDDQAVQKFASGNAMSIATNDQEIVRYRTTVDELGSDVEMTQIRVPAGPAGDNFQAGQRTVGGFMLSAKAAESENFLAMLQFLDWLYYSDEGLEFAKWGVEGETYTKDADGTRVLAENITAMGLNPEAPENLQADYGFSNGVWTLVHGSTVELDRSMLRPEVIDFVEAMSTKEVLELPPPAPLSEVEREQVSLYQSALKDHVWQNTAAFILGQRSLDEWDSYVAELEGMNMPQYLELVNGAQQRYADAN; encoded by the coding sequence ATGACACAGCAGATCCGAGAGGCCACGCGGCGCCCCGTGCGACGCGGCGCCCTCTACGCGGGAGTGGTGATCGCCGCGAGCGCGCTCGTCCTGAGCGGATGCGACGCCGGTGGCGGCGGCGGGTCCGGCGACAGCGAGGGCGACTTCGACTTCACCGGTAAGGACGTCGGCGCCATGTCGGACTACGGCGTGGGCGACACCTTCTCGGCCACCGAGCCGGTCGAGTTCGGGCTCTTCTACCGCGACCACCCGAACTACCCGCTCAAGGAGGACTGGCTGATCCTCCAGGAGCTGGAGGAGAAGCAGAGCGTCACGTTCGACATGGTCAGCGCGCCGCTGTCGGAGTGGGACCAGCGCAAGTCGCTCGTGATTGGCGCGGGCGACGCCCCCGAGATCATCTCGGTGACCTACCCGGGTCAGGAGGTCGCGTTCGTCTCGGGCGGTGCGATCCTGCCCGCCAGCGACTTCGTGCAGTACATGCCCCACTACATGGACAAGGTCGAGAAGTGGGACCTCGAGCCCGACCTCGACCAGATGCGCCAGGAGGACGGCAAGTACTACGTCTTCCCCGGGTTCCGTGAGGAGCCGCGCGCCGAGTATTCGTTCGCCGTGCGCTCGGACGTCTGGGAGGAGCTGGGCCTCAGCCTGGAGCCCGCGACCTTCGATGAGCTGCGCGACCAGCTGCGCACCGTCAAGGAGGCGTACCCGGACGTGTACCCCATGACCGACCGGTGGTCGGCCAACGGTCCGCTCGAGGCGACGCTGTCGTTCGTCTCGCCCAACTTCGGCACGTCCGCCGGCTGGGGCTTCGGCGAGGGTCTCACCTGGAACGGCGACGAGTTCGTCTACACCGGGGCGAGCGACGAGTACCGCGATCTCATCGAGTTCTACGCATCGCTGGTCGAAGAGGGTCTGCTGGACCCCGAGGCGGTCACGCAGGACGACGACCAGGCGGTGCAGAAGTTCGCCTCGGGCAACGCCATGTCGATCGCCACGAACGACCAGGAGATCGTGCGGTACCGCACAACGGTCGACGAGCTCGGCAGCGATGTGGAGATGACGCAGATCCGGGTGCCGGCCGGCCCCGCCGGTGACAACTTCCAGGCCGGGCAGCGCACGGTCGGCGGCTTCATGCTGTCGGCCAAGGCGGCCGAGAGCGAGAACTTCCTCGCCATGCTGCAGTTCCTCGACTGGCTGTACTACTCCGACGAGGGCCTCGAGTTCGCCAAGTGGGGCGTCGAGGGCGAGACCTACACGAAGGATGCCGACGGCACGCGGGTGCTCGCCGAGAACATCACCGCCATGGGTCTGAACCCCGAGGCGCCCGAGAACCTGCAGGCCGACTACGGCTTCTCCAACGGCGTCTGGACGCTCGTGCACGGCTCGACGGTGGAACTGGACCGTTCGATGCTGCGCCCCGAGGTCATCGACTTCGTCGAGGCGATGTCGACCAAGGAGGTGCTGGAGCTGCCCCCGCCCGCCCCGCTGAGCGAGGTCGAGCGCGAGCAGGTCTCGCTGTACCAGTCGGCGCTGAAGGACCACGTGTGGCAGAACACCGCCGCGTTCATCCTCGGGCAGCGCTCGCTGGACGAGTGGGACTCCTACGTCGCCGAGCTCGAGGGCATGAACATGCCGCAGTACCTCGAACTCGTCAACGGCGCCCAGCAGCGGTACGCCGACGCCAACTGA